One Festucalex cinctus isolate MCC-2025b chromosome 1, RoL_Fcin_1.0, whole genome shotgun sequence genomic region harbors:
- the LOC144021345 gene encoding kelch-like protein 10 isoform X1 has translation MADTSRRGADIALFLRWSSPDQRVYTIHGLTAPLMQLFIDFAYTNSVSVTEDNVQDLLVAADKFNVIGIVQTCCTFLIERLCPENCIGIWQFTKNCYAPELEDSAHQYILYHFEEVATSDELWQLSITDFCDILDRDDLIVKKENTVYEAILHWIAHAPRERGENVALLLAKVRLALTSQEFITINVLTNQLVQNSNECLEMVAFASKIIGLMTANSVSGFCNLVARPRLPSTILMAIGGRNGRNAAHRIEAYDVHTNCWGYLVDDMDQPRSYCGAVFLNDSIYCLGGFDGAEHYSTVSRFDLKTRTWQEVAPMHFRRCYVSVTVLNGCIYAIGGHDGRVRLKSAECYTPETNQWTLIASMHELRSDASCTTLNDKVYICGGFNGNEFLQTAEYYSPETDEWTVMPPMSSRRSGTGVIGFADHVYAVGGYDGDIRLSSAEAYNPLTNNWILLPPMESPRSNFGIEVVEDRLIVAGGYNGVSPTKLVEFYDLTTGLWSPASDMGVSRSGLTCCVMSGLHNITQYAMLRNDLPLLNLGDEMMEMTD, from the exons atggcagacactagcaggcgaggcgcggacat AGCCCTCTTTCTACGTTGGTCCTCCCCAGACCAGAGGGTCTACACCATACATGGTCTGACTGCTCCGTTAATGCAGTTATTCATTGACTTTGCGTACACCAATTCCGTATCTGTGACAGAGGACAATGTACAGGATTTGTTGGTAGCGGCCGATAAATTCAACGTTATTGGCATTGTTCAAACCTGCTGCACATTTCTAATAGAGAGGCTCTGCCCAGAGAACTGCATTGGCATCTGGCAGTTCACAAAGAACTGCTATGCTCCGGAGCTGGAGGACAGTGCCCACCAGTACATCCTATACCACTTTGAGGAAGTTGCCACGTCGGATGAATTGTGGCAACTCTCAATCACGGACTTCTGTGACATCCTGGACCGGGATGACCTGATTGTAAAAAAGGAGAACACTGTTTACGAGGCCATACTCCACTGGATTGCACATGCCCCACGAGAACGAGGAGAGAATGTGGCTCTGCTCCTTGCAAAA GTGCGTCTGGCTCTAACCAGTCAGGAGTTCATCACCATCAATGTGCTGACCAATCAGCTGGTGCAGAACAGCAACGAATGCCTAGAGATGGTGGCTTTCGCTAGCAAAATTATAGGTCTCATGACCGCCAACTCCGTGTCTGGATTCTGTAACCTGGTCGCCCGTCCTCGCCTGCCTTCCACCATCCTGATGGCCATCGGCGGTCGCAACGGCCGAAATGCTGCACATCGCATTGAGGCGTATGACGTGCACACCAACTGCTGGGGCTATCTAGTAGATGACATGGATCAACCCCGTTCGTACTGCGGTGCTGTTTTTCTCAATGACTCCATCTACTGTCTGGGAGGCTTTGATGGGGCGGAACACTACAGCACAGTCAGCCGCTTTGACCTGAAAACACGCACCTGGCAGGAAGTGGCGCCCATGCACTTCCGCCGATGCTATGTGAGCGTCACAGTGCTTAATGGGTGCATCTATGCAATCGGAGGCCACGACGGACGTGTGAGACTAAAGTCAGCGGAGTGCTACACTCCCGAGACCAATCAGTGGACTCTTATCGCCAGTATGCACGAACTGAGGAGTGACGCTAGCTGCACTACCCTCAACGACAAG GTTTACATTTGTGGCGGTTTTAATGGAAATGAGTTCTTACAAACAGCAGAATATTACAGTCCAGAGACCGATGAATGGACAGTGATGCCCCCCATGAGCAGCCGTCGCAGCGGCACCGGAGTCATTGGCTTTGCTGACCATGTTTATGCA GTTGGAGGTTATGATGGTGACATCCGTCTTTCCAGTGCTGAGGCCTACAACCCCCTGACCAACAACTGGATCTTGCTGCCTCCCATGGAATCCCCCAGGAGCAACTTTGGCATCGAAGTTGTCGAGGATCGCCTCATTGTTGCCGGGGGTTACAACGGCGTCTCCCCAACCAAACTGGTGGAGTTTTACGACCTTACCACCGGTCTGTGGTCTCCGGCCAGTGACATGGGGGTCTCTCGAAGCGGTTTGACTTGCTGTGTGATGTCTGGACTTCATAACATAACCCAATATGCTATGCTAAGGAACGATCTACCTTTGCTAAACTTGGGAGATGAAATGATGGAGATGACGGACTAA
- the LOC144021345 gene encoding kelch-like protein 10 isoform X2 produces MSYDGHLSYKSGSVYNQLRLTRQLSDAVITVDKVEFHIHKIILCNCSQYFGALFLRWSSPDQRVYTIHGLTAPLMQLFIDFAYTNSVSVTEDNVQDLLVAADKFNVIGIVQTCCTFLIERLCPENCIGIWQFTKNCYAPELEDSAHQYILYHFEEVATSDELWQLSITDFCDILDRDDLIVKKENTVYEAILHWIAHAPRERGENVALLLAKVRLALTSQEFITINVLTNQLVQNSNECLEMVAFASKIIGLMTANSVSGFCNLVARPRLPSTILMAIGGRNGRNAAHRIEAYDVHTNCWGYLVDDMDQPRSYCGAVFLNDSIYCLGGFDGAEHYSTVSRFDLKTRTWQEVAPMHFRRCYVSVTVLNGCIYAIGGHDGRVRLKSAECYTPETNQWTLIASMHELRSDASCTTLNDKVYICGGFNGNEFLQTAEYYSPETDEWTVMPPMSSRRSGTGVIGFADHVYAVGGYDGDIRLSSAEAYNPLTNNWILLPPMESPRSNFGIEVVEDRLIVAGGYNGVSPTKLVEFYDLTTGLWSPASDMGVSRSGLTCCVMSGLHNITQYAMLRNDLPLLNLGDEMMEMTD; encoded by the exons ATGAGTTATGATGGACATTTGTCATACAAGTCTGGCTCCGTGTACAACCAATTACGCCTAACGAGACAACTGAGCGATGCCGTCATTACGGTCGATAAAGTCGAGTTTCACATTCATAAGATCATTTTGTGCAACTGCAGCCAGTACTTTGG AGCCCTCTTTCTACGTTGGTCCTCCCCAGACCAGAGGGTCTACACCATACATGGTCTGACTGCTCCGTTAATGCAGTTATTCATTGACTTTGCGTACACCAATTCCGTATCTGTGACAGAGGACAATGTACAGGATTTGTTGGTAGCGGCCGATAAATTCAACGTTATTGGCATTGTTCAAACCTGCTGCACATTTCTAATAGAGAGGCTCTGCCCAGAGAACTGCATTGGCATCTGGCAGTTCACAAAGAACTGCTATGCTCCGGAGCTGGAGGACAGTGCCCACCAGTACATCCTATACCACTTTGAGGAAGTTGCCACGTCGGATGAATTGTGGCAACTCTCAATCACGGACTTCTGTGACATCCTGGACCGGGATGACCTGATTGTAAAAAAGGAGAACACTGTTTACGAGGCCATACTCCACTGGATTGCACATGCCCCACGAGAACGAGGAGAGAATGTGGCTCTGCTCCTTGCAAAA GTGCGTCTGGCTCTAACCAGTCAGGAGTTCATCACCATCAATGTGCTGACCAATCAGCTGGTGCAGAACAGCAACGAATGCCTAGAGATGGTGGCTTTCGCTAGCAAAATTATAGGTCTCATGACCGCCAACTCCGTGTCTGGATTCTGTAACCTGGTCGCCCGTCCTCGCCTGCCTTCCACCATCCTGATGGCCATCGGCGGTCGCAACGGCCGAAATGCTGCACATCGCATTGAGGCGTATGACGTGCACACCAACTGCTGGGGCTATCTAGTAGATGACATGGATCAACCCCGTTCGTACTGCGGTGCTGTTTTTCTCAATGACTCCATCTACTGTCTGGGAGGCTTTGATGGGGCGGAACACTACAGCACAGTCAGCCGCTTTGACCTGAAAACACGCACCTGGCAGGAAGTGGCGCCCATGCACTTCCGCCGATGCTATGTGAGCGTCACAGTGCTTAATGGGTGCATCTATGCAATCGGAGGCCACGACGGACGTGTGAGACTAAAGTCAGCGGAGTGCTACACTCCCGAGACCAATCAGTGGACTCTTATCGCCAGTATGCACGAACTGAGGAGTGACGCTAGCTGCACTACCCTCAACGACAAG GTTTACATTTGTGGCGGTTTTAATGGAAATGAGTTCTTACAAACAGCAGAATATTACAGTCCAGAGACCGATGAATGGACAGTGATGCCCCCCATGAGCAGCCGTCGCAGCGGCACCGGAGTCATTGGCTTTGCTGACCATGTTTATGCA GTTGGAGGTTATGATGGTGACATCCGTCTTTCCAGTGCTGAGGCCTACAACCCCCTGACCAACAACTGGATCTTGCTGCCTCCCATGGAATCCCCCAGGAGCAACTTTGGCATCGAAGTTGTCGAGGATCGCCTCATTGTTGCCGGGGGTTACAACGGCGTCTCCCCAACCAAACTGGTGGAGTTTTACGACCTTACCACCGGTCTGTGGTCTCCGGCCAGTGACATGGGGGTCTCTCGAAGCGGTTTGACTTGCTGTGTGATGTCTGGACTTCATAACATAACCCAATATGCTATGCTAAGGAACGATCTACCTTTGCTAAACTTGGGAGATGAAATGATGGAGATGACGGACTAA
- the LOC144021338 gene encoding kelch-like protein 10 has protein sequence MSSNAAYLYKSGSVYNELRLTKELIDAVLIVDKVEFHIHKIILCNISWYFLELFQHWSTPDQKVFVIQGLTPPLMQLLIDFAYTGSLSVSEENVKDVLIAANKFNIKGIIPTCCAFLTEQLCPENCIGIWQFTKNCHAPELQLNAYQYILYRFEAVARSYELGQLSMQDFCNLLDRDDLMVKENAVYEAILHWIVHAPEERGKNMPVLLAKVRLALTSEEFIINNVLSNQFVQSSAKCLGMVSFALTIVRHMKGNSMSVYCNRMARPRLPSAILLAIGGWSDSSPTHVIEAYDIQADCWDYLVDHMQQPRAYCGAVFLNDSIYCIGGFDGGEHYNTVSRIDLRTRTWQEVAPMHSRRCYVSVAVLKGCIYAVGGYDGRIRLKTAECYTPETNQWSFVASMHEHRSNASCTTLNGRVYICGGFNGNEFLRTAEYYSPETNEWTVIAPMNSHRSGIGVIGYADHVYAVGGYDGDDRLASVEAYNPQTNNWILLPSMQCPRSNFGIEVVEDRLFVAGGYSGTSTTNHVEYYDLTTGLWSPASAMRISRNALTCCVMTGYHNVTQYAVIRDNLQRLFLDDDLEMIDDI, from the exons ATGAGTAGCAATGCTGCATATTTGTACAAGTCTGGCTCTGTGTATAATGAACTGCGTCTGACAAAAGAACTAATCGATGCTGTCCTCATAGTTGACAAAGTTGAGTTTCACATCCACAAGATAATCCTTTGCAACATCAGCTGGTACTTTTT AGAACTTTTCCAGCATTGGTCAACTCCAGACCAGAAGGTCTTTGTCATACAGGGTCTGACACCACCCTTAATGCAACTTCTCATTGACTTTGCATACACTGGCTCATTGTCTGTGTCAGAGGAGAACGTCAAGGACGTGTTGATAGCAGCCAATAAGTTCAATATAAAAGGCATCATTCCAACCTGCTGTGCATTTCTAACAGAGCAGCTGTGCCCAGAGAACTGCATCGGCATCTGGCAGTTCACCAAGAACTGCCACGCCCCGGAACTGCAGCTCAATGCCTACCAGTACATCCTGTACCGCTTTGAGGCCGTTGCGAGGTCATACGAGTTGGGGCAACTCTCCATGCAGGACTTCTGCAACCTCCTGGACAGAGATGACCTGATGGTGAAGGAGAATGCAGTTTACGAGGCCATCCTTCACTGGATCGTACATGCTCCTGAGGAGCGAGGCAAAAACATGCCGGTGCTCCTGGCCAAA GTCCGTCTAGCTCTGACCAGTGAGGAGTTCatcatcaacaacgtgctgtcTAATCAATTTGTACAGAGCAGTGCAAAATGCCTGGGTATGGTTAGTTTCGCTCTCACAATTGTACGTCATATGAAAGGCAACTCCATGTCTGTGTACTGCAACCGGATGGCCCGCCCTCGCCTACCTTCTGCCATCCTTTTGGCGATCGGTGGTTGGAGTGACTCCAGTCCAACACACGTTATCGAGGCGTACGATATACAAGCTGACTGTTGGGATTACCTGGTGGACCACATGCAGCAGCCCCGAGCGTACTGTGGCGCCGTCTTTCTCAATGACTCCATCTACTGCATTGGAGGATTTGATGGAGGGGAACACTACAACACCGTCAGCCGCATTGACCTCAGAACACGCACCTGGCAGGAAGTGGCACCCATGCACTCTCGTCGATGTTATGTGAGTGTGGCAGTACTAAAGGGCTGCATCTACGCAGTTGGAGGTTACGACGGACGCATCCGACTTAAGACGGCGGAGTGCTACACGCCTGAGACCAACCAGTGGAGCTTTGTCGCCAGTATGCATGAACACAGGAGCAATGCCAGCTGCACAACACTCAATGGCAGG GTATACATTTGCGGAGGTTTTAACGGAAATGAGTTCTTGCGAACAGCAGAATATTACAGCCCAGAGACCAATGAATGGACAGTGATAGCCCCCATGAACAGCCATCGTAGTGGCATCGGAGTCATCGGCTACGCTGACCACGTTTATGCA GTCGGGGGATATGATGGTGACGATCGCCTGGCTAGCGTCGAGGCCTACAATCCACAAACCAACAATTGGATCTTGTTGCCCTCCATGCAGTGTCCTCGAAGCAACTTTGGTATTGAAGTGGTGGAGGATCGTCTCTTTGTAGCTGGTGGTTACAGCggcacctccaccacgaaccaCGTTGAGTACTACGACCTCACCACCGGTCTATGGTCTCCAGCCAGCGCAATGAGGATCTCACGAAATGCCTTGACTTGCTGTGTGATGACCGGATATCACAACGTGACTCAATACGCTGTGATACGGGACAATTTACAAAGGCTCTTCCTTGACGATGACTTggaaatgattgatgacatctAG
- the LOC144019765 gene encoding kelch-like protein 10 gives MTQNRRAPHSPFAAGHLCRDSAVLQRVTKWSKFKMNCVDGRLESKCVGCVYEVLRQTRGLSDALIIVDHVEFHVHKIIMCNCSPYFRALFLRWSSPEQKVYAIQGLTAQLMQLFIDFAYTGCVLVTEDNVKDLLIASDKFNVIGIVEICCTFLTEQLCPENCISIWQFTRSCHTPQLQSNAYQFILYHFEEVTTTIELQQLSMQDFSDMLDRDDLIVKKENIVYEAILHWIAHEPWERGKNMPILLAKVRLALTSQEYITINVLTNQLVQNSRECLEMVNFASRVINHMAATSVSAYYNLVARPRLPSAILLAIGGWSGPSATECIEGYDVHANCWDYLFDNMDQPRAYCGATFLNDAIYCLGGFDGTEHYNTVSRFDLKTRTWQEVAPMHSRRCYVSVTVLNGCIFAIGGYDGHVRLKTAEYYTPETNQWTLITSMHEQRSDASCTTLNDKIYICGGFNGNEPLQTAEYYSPETNEWTMMAPMSSRRSGIGVIGFADHVYAVGGYDGEVRLTSAEAYNPQTNNWIVLPNMQCPRSNFGIEVVEDCLIVAGGYNGVSTTSHVEYYDLTTGLWSPASDMQISRSGLTCCVMTGLCNMTQCAIIRNELPLLFLEDDMTGMDEDV, from the exons ATGACCCAAAACCGCCGCGCCCCACACAGCCCCTTTGCTGCAGGTCATTTGTGCCGTGACTCGGCAGTACTCCAAAGAGTAACGAAATGGTCAAAATTCAAGATGAATTGCGTTGATGGTAGACTTGAAAGCAAGTGCGTGGGATGTGTGTACGAAGTGCTGCGACAGACCCGAGGACTCAGCGACGCACTTATCATAGTTGATCATGTGGAGTTTCACGTCCATAAGATCATCATGTGCAACTGCAGCCCGTACTTTAG AGCCCTCTTTCTACGTTGGTCCAGCCCAGAACAGAAAGTCTATGCCATACAAGGTCTTACAGCTCAATTAATGCAGCTCTTCATTGATTTTGCATACACCGGCTGTGTGTTGGTGACAGAAGACAATGTCAAGGACTTATTGATAGCCTCTGATAAGTTCAACGTCATAGGCATTGTCGAAATCTGCTGCACGTTTCTAACAGAGCAGCTCTGCCCAGAGAACTGCATCAGCATCTGGCAGTTCACAAGGAGCTGCCACACCCCACAGTTGCAGAGCAATGCCTACCAATTTATTTTATACCACTTTGAGGAGGTCACTACAACGATCGAGTTGCAGCAGCTCTCTATGCAAGATTTCAGTGACATGCTCGACAGAGACGACCTGATCGTGAAAAAGGAAAACATTGTTTACGAGGCCATTCTGCATTGGATAGCACATGAGCCTTGGGAGCGGGGCAAAAACATGCCGATACTTTTGGCCAAG GTTCGCCTTGCACTGACCAGTCAGGAGTACATCACCATCAACGTGTTGACTAACCAGCTGGTGCAGAACAGCCGTGAATGCCTGGAGATGGTCAACTTTGCATCACGCGTGATTAATCACATGGCGGCAACCTCCGTGTCTGCATATTACAACTTGGTGGCCCGTCCTCGCCTGCCTTCCGCTATCCTGCTGGCCATTGGCGGCTGGAGTGGCCCGAGCGCCACCGAGTGCATCGAAGGGTATGACGTCCACGCTAATTGTTGGGACTACCTGTTTGACAACATGGACCAACCTCGAGCGTACTGTGGCGCCACCTTTCTCAATGACGCCATCTACTGTCTGGGCGGCTTTGACGGCACGGAACACTACAACACCGTCAGCCGCTTTGACCTGAAAACACGCACCTGGCAGGAAGTGGCGCCTATGCACTCTCGCCGATGCTATGTGAGTGTCACGGTGCTAAACGGTTGCATCTTTGCAATAGGGGGCTATGATGGACATGTTAGACTTAAGACAGCGGAGTACTACACGCCTGAAACCAATCAGTGGACTCTTATTACCAGTATGCACGAACAAAGGAGCGATGCCAGCTGCACCACCCTCAATGACAAG ATTTACATTTGTGGCGGTTTTAATGGAAATGAGCCCTTGCAAACAGCTGAATATTACAGCCCAGAAACCAACGAGTGGACAATGATGGCCCCAATGAGCAGCCGCCGCAGTGGCATCGGAGTCATTGGGTTTGCTGACCATGTTTACGCA GTTGGCGGTTACGATGGTGAAGTCCGTCTGACCAGTGCCGAGGCCTACAACCCTCAAACCAACAACTGGATCGTGTTGCCCAACATGCAATGCCCCCGAAGCAACTTTGGCATAGAAGTAGTGGAGGATTGTCTCATTGTTGCCGGGGGTTACAACGGCGTCTCCACCACCAGCCACGTGGAGTACTACGACCTAACGACTGGTCTCTGGTCTCCAGCCAGTGACATGCAGATTTCCCGTAGCGGTCTGACTTGTTGCGTGATGACCGGACTCTGCAACATGACCCAATGTGCTATCATTCGAAATGAACTGCCATTGCTCTTCCTGGAAGACGATATGACAGGAATGGATGAGGATGTCTAA